A region of Paenibacillus sp. 37 DNA encodes the following proteins:
- a CDS encoding TetR/AcrR family transcriptional regulator, with translation MLIAQGDIWWEDLLGFLRFGLVMLIDFATGILPTGVYLLLCPGKLIQNDEVNVVSASHLTKHALAHSLKSLMEHTPLNKITVKHLVDHCGVNRQTFYYHFQDIYALLGWIYQTEAVESLMEYRSYSTWTDGFYKIFCYIENNKTFCCNTLNSLGRTHLDSYLYEVTHDLIMGVIDELACGIKVRGEDKEFVANFYTLAFTGLIIQWMRGNMQEPPKQIIEKLSELIEGNVLRALHRYENKLPST, from the coding sequence ATGTTGATAGCTCAGGGGGATATCTGGTGGGAGGATCTTTTGGGGTTCTTACGTTTTGGCCTGGTTATGTTAATTGACTTCGCTACAGGAATTCTGCCAACAGGTGTTTACCTCCTGTTATGCCCCGGCAAGCTAATCCAAAATGATGAGGTGAATGTTGTGTCTGCTTCTCACCTAACCAAACATGCGCTGGCTCACTCGCTTAAATCACTGATGGAGCATACTCCACTGAACAAGATTACGGTCAAACATCTGGTGGATCATTGCGGCGTGAACCGGCAAACCTTTTATTATCATTTTCAGGATATTTATGCGCTGCTTGGGTGGATCTATCAGACTGAAGCGGTGGAGAGTCTTATGGAGTACCGAAGCTACAGCACATGGACGGACGGATTCTATAAAATCTTTTGCTACATCGAGAACAACAAAACGTTCTGCTGCAACACACTCAACTCGCTCGGGCGTACCCACTTGGATTCATACCTCTATGAAGTAACCCATGATCTGATCATGGGTGTTATTGATGAACTGGCCTGCGGGATTAAAGTCCGTGGTGAAGACAAAGAGTTTGTCGCCAACTTCTATACCTTGGCTTTCACTGGGCTGATCATTCAATGGATGAGGGGCAACATGCAAGAACCGCCAAAACAGATTATTGAAAAGCTCAGTGAGCTGATCGAAGGCAATGTCCTGAGGGCACTGCACAGGTATGAGAATAAGCTGCCATCCACTTAA
- a CDS encoding oleate hydratase — protein sequence MIVKKEHGNKQVYFVGGGIASLAGAAYLVRDCSFPGEHIHIIEEMPILGGSNDGAGNPDQGYIIRGGRMLNDEAYENLWELLASIPSIDRPGISVRQEITEFDDANPTHSNARLINRDGKVEDVLSMGFDMADRLAMGKLIITPEDTLGKLRINDWFGPHFFKTNFWYMWATTFAFQPWHSAVEFKRYMLRFFHEFPRIQTLEGVTRTPFNQYDSIILPLHNYLEPFGVDFTLKCTVTDLDFKDGDGITVSRMHVRRDGVEEVIDINEGDLVIVTNGSMTEGADLGSMTSAPKLNGKGSSWKLWENIAAKKPTLGNPSSFNDHVHESKWESFTVTFQDSVFFDLMEKFTRNRAGTGALVTFKDSSWFMSVVLAFQPHFRGQPEHVNVFWGYGLSPDNVGDYVKKRMCDCTGEEIMQELIGHLHFQEHQEAIMATANCIPCMMPYITAQFMPRLNSDRPKVVPEGSTNLAFISQFCEIPDDVVFTEEYSVRAARIAVYTLLGENRPIEPINQYQYDVRTLFSSFVTSFR from the coding sequence ATGATCGTGAAGAAAGAACATGGTAATAAACAGGTCTATTTTGTAGGCGGCGGCATTGCATCTTTGGCGGGTGCAGCTTATCTGGTCAGGGATTGTAGCTTTCCTGGAGAACACATTCACATTATCGAAGAAATGCCGATTCTCGGTGGTAGCAATGACGGCGCTGGTAATCCCGATCAAGGGTATATCATCCGTGGTGGACGGATGCTCAATGACGAGGCCTATGAGAATCTCTGGGAGTTGCTGGCTTCCATCCCTTCCATCGACCGTCCGGGCATATCTGTGCGACAGGAGATTACTGAATTTGACGATGCCAATCCCACACATTCCAATGCGCGGCTCATCAACCGTGACGGCAAGGTCGAAGATGTGCTCTCCATGGGGTTTGATATGGCCGATCGTCTGGCAATGGGCAAGCTGATTATTACTCCTGAAGACACGCTGGGGAAATTGCGAATCAACGACTGGTTTGGCCCTCACTTTTTCAAAACAAACTTCTGGTATATGTGGGCGACCACCTTCGCTTTCCAGCCTTGGCATAGCGCCGTGGAATTCAAAAGATACATGCTTCGCTTTTTTCACGAATTCCCAAGAATTCAAACGCTGGAAGGTGTCACCCGCACACCGTTCAACCAATATGACTCGATAATCCTGCCATTGCATAACTACCTGGAGCCGTTTGGCGTAGATTTCACGCTGAAATGTACGGTTACCGATCTGGATTTCAAAGACGGTGACGGCATTACGGTAAGTCGGATGCATGTGCGACGCGACGGTGTCGAGGAGGTCATTGACATTAACGAAGGCGATCTGGTCATTGTTACAAACGGTTCGATGACCGAAGGAGCCGACCTCGGCTCCATGACTTCTGCACCGAAACTGAACGGCAAGGGCAGCTCATGGAAGCTGTGGGAGAACATTGCCGCCAAGAAACCGACGCTGGGTAATCCTTCTTCATTTAATGATCATGTGCATGAGTCCAAATGGGAATCGTTTACGGTTACCTTCCAGGATTCGGTTTTCTTTGACTTGATGGAGAAATTCACACGCAACCGGGCAGGTACCGGTGCTCTGGTTACGTTCAAGGATTCTAGCTGGTTCATGTCTGTCGTTCTAGCCTTTCAACCGCACTTCCGCGGTCAGCCGGAGCATGTCAACGTATTCTGGGGATACGGATTATCCCCGGATAACGTGGGCGACTACGTGAAAAAAAGAATGTGTGATTGTACCGGGGAAGAGATCATGCAGGAGCTGATCGGCCATCTTCATTTCCAGGAACATCAAGAGGCGATCATGGCTACCGCCAACTGTATTCCTTGCATGATGCCCTACATCACTGCCCAATTCATGCCTAGACTGAACAGTGACAGACCGAAAGTTGTGCCTGAAGGCTCCACCAACCTGGCCTTTATTAGCCAATTCTGCGAGATTCCCGATGACGTGGTATTCACGGAAGAATATTCGGTCCGGGCAGCACGGATCGCCGTCTACACTCTTCTCGGAGAGAACCGTCCGATTGAGCCGATCAACCAGTATCAGTATGATGTTCGGACGCTGTTCAGCAGTTTTGTGACTTCGTTTAGATAA
- the nagA gene encoding N-acetylglucosamine-6-phosphate deacetylase, translated as MSGENSHEPGSRRDESISLLRGRLLLADEILEDGVLAWRNGKILYAGVPEGLPERIRSEALPLSVPERGLIVPGFIDIHVHGGNGEDFMDSSPEVLDKITSFHSTQGTTAMLATSMSAPKERLDSVLAEVDRYRSGEMPYAQLEGVHLEGPFFSPKWPGAQNPEHIILPDVTWLEAWEKQYPGLIRQVTLAPERQGALEVISWLREQRITAALGHTDATYEEVERAVEAGLHHAVHTFNAMTPLHHRLPGAAGAVLSDPRISAELIADGIHVHPAAISILAQLKQHSDQLVLITDAMSAAGLDDGEYKIGDLPVIVKHGEARLKDGGALAGSTLTMIRGFRYLVQEVGLSLNAASRAASLTPARLLGIDHRTGSLVQGKQADIVLLNAELDIEGVWVKGRRVGESY; from the coding sequence ATGAGCGGAGAGAATAGCCATGAGCCTGGGAGTCGGCGTGATGAAAGTATTTCTCTTCTTCGGGGCAGGCTGCTCCTTGCAGATGAGATATTGGAAGACGGTGTATTAGCTTGGAGGAATGGAAAAATCCTTTATGCTGGGGTACCAGAAGGTCTTCCTGAACGGATTCGGAGCGAGGCTCTGCCACTGTCAGTACCAGAACGTGGTCTCATTGTGCCTGGATTCATTGATATCCATGTGCATGGTGGGAACGGAGAAGACTTTATGGATTCAAGCCCGGAGGTGTTGGACAAGATCACTTCTTTCCATAGTACGCAGGGTACAACAGCGATGCTTGCGACTTCCATGAGCGCTCCGAAAGAGCGACTGGACAGCGTACTTGCTGAAGTGGACCGCTACCGTTCAGGCGAAATGCCATATGCACAGCTAGAGGGTGTACACCTAGAAGGTCCGTTTTTTAGTCCGAAATGGCCTGGTGCGCAAAATCCGGAACACATCATTCTGCCTGATGTAACTTGGCTCGAAGCATGGGAGAAGCAATATCCTGGCCTGATCCGTCAAGTTACGTTGGCACCGGAACGTCAAGGCGCACTGGAAGTCATCTCGTGGCTGCGAGAACAGCGGATTACAGCGGCACTCGGCCACACGGATGCGACCTATGAAGAGGTCGAACGGGCAGTGGAAGCCGGACTTCATCATGCGGTGCATACGTTCAATGCCATGACACCACTGCATCATCGGCTACCCGGTGCTGCCGGAGCCGTGCTAAGTGATCCGCGCATCAGTGCTGAGTTGATTGCCGATGGTATTCACGTGCACCCTGCGGCGATTTCCATCCTCGCTCAATTGAAGCAACATAGTGATCAACTCGTGTTGATCACAGATGCCATGTCTGCTGCGGGATTGGATGACGGGGAATACAAGATCGGCGACCTGCCCGTCATCGTGAAGCATGGTGAGGCCAGACTGAAGGACGGCGGCGCACTGGCCGGAAGCACACTGACAATGATTCGCGGTTTCCGTTACCTGGTACAGGAAGTGGGCTTGAGTCTGAACGCTGCATCACGTGCAGCAAGTCTGACCCCGGCACGCCTGCTCGGCATTGATCACCGTACAGGTTCCCTGGTTCAAGGAAAACAGGCAGATATCGTTTTGCTAAATGCGGAGCTGGATATTGAGGGTGTGTGGGTGAAGGGCAGACGGGTCGGCGAGTCATATTAA
- the nagB gene encoding glucosamine-6-phosphate deaminase, with product MNIRIFENEEDLNATGAGVIASLLQTKPRAVLGLATGSSPVGIYKQLITLYQKGLVSFSQASSFNLDEYVGLPTEHRESYRSFMNEQLFHHIDMDLARTQVPDGQAADLEQECNSYEQRLDDRGPVDLQLLGIGHNGHIGFNEPGTELTGRTHVVDLKDETRKANARFFDSIDEVPAQAITMGVGTILKAKQILLIARGEEKAEIIREAFMGPITTACPASLLQCHPNVVVLLDRAAGRLVR from the coding sequence ATGAATATCCGCATTTTTGAAAATGAAGAAGATTTAAACGCCACGGGTGCTGGCGTCATTGCCAGTTTGTTGCAGACCAAACCACGGGCTGTATTGGGGCTCGCAACAGGAAGTTCGCCTGTAGGCATATATAAACAGCTTATCACGTTGTACCAGAAGGGACTGGTCAGTTTCTCGCAGGCTTCTTCATTCAATCTGGATGAGTATGTAGGACTTCCAACAGAACATCGTGAAAGTTACCGCAGTTTTATGAATGAACAATTATTCCATCATATTGATATGGATCTCGCCAGAACGCAAGTGCCTGATGGTCAGGCTGCAGATCTGGAACAGGAATGTAATTCCTATGAACAACGGTTGGACGATCGTGGACCGGTAGACCTTCAACTGCTGGGCATCGGACATAATGGTCATATTGGCTTCAATGAACCGGGAACGGAGCTGACTGGGCGGACACATGTCGTGGATCTGAAAGACGAGACGCGAAAGGCAAACGCACGCTTCTTTGACAGCATCGATGAGGTTCCGGCTCAGGCGATTACGATGGGTGTTGGTACCATTTTGAAAGCCAAACAGATTCTGCTCATAGCCCGTGGCGAGGAAAAAGCCGAGATTATTCGCGAAGCTTTTATGGGCCCAATCACAACGGCCTGTCCTGCATCGCTATTGCAATGTCATCCAAATGTGGTGGTATTGCTGGACCGTGCAGCAGGGAGGCTGGTGAGATGA
- a CDS encoding MurR/RpiR family transcriptional regulator, with translation MAAILRALQQELNNLPSQERRIAEVIMQSPSDIPGWTISHLAEQSGTSAATVTRFCKSFHFKGFPDFKMKLAAELSHASEETAYQDIVAGNSLSKIVEAIEANHLASIADTTRLLDLGRLEHAVQLLCQARRIDLYGVATSSIVTQDFYQKLVRIGKSCTAFSDSHMQITSASSLAEGDVAMAVSYSGETPETIDALHCAKQAGASTISLTSYGSNTLATVSDIPLFTSSLEEGMRRGDMASRIALLHVVDILFTGMVSADFDRFIPRLEQSYHNVQSYRVQHNGGA, from the coding sequence ATGGCAGCCATATTACGTGCGTTGCAACAAGAACTGAATAATCTTCCGTCTCAGGAGCGACGTATTGCGGAAGTCATTATGCAATCTCCATCGGATATTCCCGGCTGGACGATTAGTCATCTGGCTGAGCAGAGTGGAACAAGTGCGGCGACGGTGACCCGCTTTTGCAAGTCGTTTCATTTCAAAGGGTTTCCCGATTTCAAAATGAAGCTTGCCGCAGAATTGTCCCACGCGTCAGAGGAAACGGCGTATCAGGATATTGTCGCGGGCAATTCACTATCCAAAATTGTTGAAGCTATCGAAGCTAACCACCTCGCATCGATTGCAGACACCACCCGCTTACTGGATTTGGGCAGATTGGAGCATGCAGTGCAATTATTGTGCCAGGCTCGCCGCATCGATCTGTACGGTGTGGCTACCTCATCAATTGTTACACAGGATTTCTATCAGAAACTGGTGCGAATCGGCAAAAGCTGTACTGCTTTCTCAGATTCCCACATGCAGATTACATCCGCATCTTCGCTCGCTGAGGGAGATGTGGCAATGGCCGTATCCTATTCAGGCGAAACACCCGAGACCATTGATGCGCTGCATTGTGCCAAACAAGCCGGAGCTTCCACGATTTCACTGACTTCCTATGGAAGTAATACACTCGCAACGGTATCGGATATCCCCCTGTTCACCTCTTCTCTGGAAGAAGGCATGAGGCGTGGAGATATGGCTTCCCGTATTGCACTGCTGCATGTGGTCGATATTTTGTTCACAGGCATGGTAAGTGCCGACTTCGACCGTTTTATCCCCAGACTGGAACAATCCTATCACAATGTACAATCTTATCGAGTCCAACACAACGGAGGTGCCTGA
- a CDS encoding DUF4303 domain-containing protein yields MDHFLSAFENQFRAGFLPDLEQTLAKIEHEKVYACAFGTDSDWVTLFMAVNTEESLARHISSMKEQGLCDSEEDEIYYRWGCSEYQYGEDTHFNHISRLLYATEEVQKYKDEIIRIIAKVVNETTDDVFTRYGQTKADITFFVSLTDDDLAEEIENQSVHQMTVPGLVSTFLKRYDDMN; encoded by the coding sequence GTGGACCACTTTTTAAGTGCATTTGAAAATCAATTTCGAGCGGGTTTTCTACCCGATCTGGAACAAACGCTGGCTAAGATAGAGCACGAGAAAGTATATGCTTGTGCATTTGGAACGGACAGTGATTGGGTAACGCTGTTTATGGCAGTGAATACCGAGGAATCCCTGGCTAGGCACATTTCGAGTATGAAAGAGCAAGGGTTGTGTGATAGTGAGGAGGACGAGATCTATTACAGATGGGGCTGCTCCGAATATCAGTATGGCGAGGATACGCACTTTAACCATATCAGCCGATTGTTGTATGCAACAGAGGAGGTCCAGAAGTATAAGGATGAGATCATTCGAATCATCGCCAAAGTTGTCAATGAGACAACGGATGACGTTTTTACTCGATATGGACAAACGAAAGCAGACATTACGTTCTTTGTTTCTCTCACAGATGACGATCTGGCGGAGGAGATTGAGAATCAATCGGTTCATCAAATGACTGTACCCGGCTTAGTCAGCACGTTCTTAAAACGATATGATGACATGAATTAG
- a CDS encoding helix-turn-helix domain-containing protein, with product MKGIDHKSKFLLTHREREVFELLVQDKTTRDIAGQLFISEKTVRNHISNVMQKLNVKGRSQAVVELIKLGELKI from the coding sequence TTGAAGGGTATCGATCATAAAAGCAAATTTTTGTTGACCCACCGTGAACGCGAAGTATTCGAATTACTGGTTCAAGACAAAACAACGCGTGACATCGCAGGGCAGTTATTCATCAGCGAGAAAACGGTGCGTAACCATATTTCGAATGTGATGCAGAAACTCAATGTTAAGGGTCGTTCGCAGGCAGTTGTCGAGCTGATTAAGCTTGGAGAACTGAAGATCTAG
- a CDS encoding YhcN/YlaJ family sporulation lipoprotein — MNAALFFILYSEETPESTGKGTISFQHIGTYRSASYLCDQNQHTLEDEYMPAVKKATAITLSLSTAIFVMAGLTGCGTNRDTNNMHTQSVRQQANGINRYGVETNGMDGIRAKSYRMHNVTDLKSSEELAKRITEMKEVKSARVMLTDRNAYVAVRLADGHAGKLESKSNGRTSMLSGTMRNHASDTMRGGNMNHDMGGMRVNGGTGTMSPYSTSGIAPGLNTNSATDRSHMGNDRSIYGTMGTGAVGMMRGLTNSGKARGTDDGHYGMKSEGQRVDSTDDNTSAEIKGKISAKIKQFAPNIENVYVSANPEFVEHVENYATDIRNGKPVSGMIDTFQSMVERIFPTNGTGMNHRDGILDDGLMNRNHNDGGMMNRMNR; from the coding sequence GTGAACGCAGCACTGTTTTTTATTTTATATAGCGAAGAAACACCTGAATCTACAGGGAAAGGTACCATATCCTTTCAGCATATCGGTACGTACAGAAGCGCATCCTATCTTTGTGACCAAAACCAACATACATTGGAGGATGAGTACATGCCAGCAGTCAAAAAGGCAACAGCTATTACGTTATCATTATCTACTGCAATCTTTGTAATGGCCGGTTTGACAGGTTGTGGCACGAATCGGGACACCAACAATATGCATACGCAAAGTGTTCGTCAGCAAGCCAATGGCATTAACCGTTATGGTGTGGAAACGAATGGAATGGATGGCATCCGTGCAAAAAGTTATCGCATGCATAATGTTACTGACCTGAAATCCAGTGAAGAGCTGGCTAAACGCATCACGGAGATGAAGGAAGTTAAATCCGCCCGTGTCATGTTAACGGATCGTAATGCATATGTCGCTGTTCGTTTGGCAGATGGTCATGCAGGCAAGTTGGAAAGCAAGTCCAATGGTCGTACGAGCATGCTGTCTGGAACAATGCGTAATCATGCCAGTGATACCATGCGTGGGGGCAACATGAATCACGATATGGGTGGTATGCGTGTGAATGGTGGTACGGGCACAATGTCTCCGTACAGCACTAGCGGAATTGCTCCAGGACTGAACACGAATTCAGCAACGGATCGCAGCCATATGGGGAATGACCGCAGCATCTATGGAACCATGGGCACAGGCGCCGTTGGTATGATGCGTGGTCTGACAAACAGCGGCAAAGCACGTGGGACGGACGATGGGCATTATGGTATGAAAAGTGAGGGACAACGTGTAGATAGCACGGACGATAACACATCAGCTGAGATTAAGGGTAAGATTTCAGCCAAAATCAAGCAGTTTGCACCAAACATCGAGAATGTATATGTATCAGCCAATCCGGAATTTGTGGAGCATGTCGAGAACTATGCCACAGATATTCGTAATGGTAAGCCAGTCAGTGGCATGATCGATACGTTCCAATCGATGGTGGAGCGCATTTTCCCAACGAACGGTACAGGTATGAATCACCGCGATGGTATCCTTGACGATGGCCTGATGAACCGTAATCACAATGATGGCGGCATGATGAACCGAATGAATCGGTAG
- a CDS encoding DUF4340 domain-containing protein: protein MRKWVPTILVVIVLIVGWVYAASQNYFREEEAAQAKLLGIQSRDIQSITIHDTTEETAGTAATSTLTLENGVWQMVEPKAYPLNGYSVSNWLDALSGANQELVVEEAPTDLNKYGLGTDATRMDIKLKDNREIKLAIGGQLPADDARYVRVDEGPVVAVQTEAITNIALSRRDLLDTTPFNMDETNVGSLEWEGEAATWMLTSTSENDAAEQAWTLNGKTIDSTDAISLIGKIKNLSTADDVRKASELKGTVPRFTLSVEQTVNGQQVRDVYRGLTVPSKPDQIWVITPDGRWAYGMDATSLTEAEKFPDTIKASTTSSEESSSSAHDATTSSSTDGK, encoded by the coding sequence ATGAGAAAATGGGTTCCAACAATTCTGGTGGTCATCGTACTGATTGTGGGATGGGTGTACGCGGCCAGTCAAAATTATTTTCGAGAAGAAGAAGCGGCGCAAGCCAAGTTGCTCGGTATTCAATCCAGGGATATTCAATCCATCACAATACATGACACAACGGAGGAGACAGCCGGTACAGCAGCAACTTCGACCCTGACGCTTGAAAATGGTGTATGGCAGATGGTTGAGCCAAAAGCCTATCCTCTGAACGGTTACAGTGTTAGCAATTGGTTAGATGCTCTGAGTGGTGCGAATCAGGAACTGGTGGTGGAAGAAGCGCCAACGGATCTGAATAAGTATGGATTAGGAACAGATGCTACACGTATGGATATCAAACTCAAAGATAATCGGGAGATCAAATTGGCTATTGGTGGCCAGCTTCCAGCAGATGACGCACGATATGTGCGCGTAGATGAGGGTCCCGTGGTTGCCGTACAGACAGAGGCGATTACCAACATAGCTTTGTCTCGTCGTGATTTGTTGGATACTACACCGTTCAACATGGATGAGACAAATGTTGGATCTCTGGAGTGGGAAGGTGAAGCAGCTACCTGGATGTTAACATCAACATCGGAGAACGATGCGGCAGAGCAGGCCTGGACACTGAATGGAAAAACGATTGATTCCACAGACGCCATATCCCTTATCGGTAAAATCAAAAACCTGTCAACAGCAGATGATGTGCGCAAAGCTTCCGAGCTGAAAGGTACTGTTCCACGATTCACCCTGTCTGTTGAACAGACGGTAAATGGCCAACAAGTTCGAGATGTGTATCGGGGGCTTACGGTACCATCCAAACCGGATCAGATTTGGGTCATTACGCCGGATGGTCGATGGGCATATGGCATGGATGCGACAAGTCTAACGGAAGCAGAGAAATTCCCGGATACAATTAAAGCATCCACAACTTCTTCGGAAGAGTCGTCGAGTTCTGCACATGACGCAACAACTTCCTCATCAACAGACGGGAAATGA
- a CDS encoding GldG family protein, protein MKKWLSHTNSTVLSVAVIGIFILLTLFLNSLGGFQLDLTSNKQYTLSDQSLTAIKDVKDDVNILVLTVENANNTVLNREVTDMVEEYTKRNSKLKIKQYNLTQEPALASKYGITGSSIVLEQGDQHKVIDIASLFTATGDGSDGSYQFTGEEKLTQALMNMSSTEMHKMVFLTGHEELSLAQMTTLQSSLEQNNVQTEELQLNQAGKVPEDADVLAIIGPQRDLSDTEMKAIRTYLSNGGKLLLSLGFVEDMKSSWKNIDALMADYGVVDEHAVMVDNQQASTMGPLWVVPEYGTHAITDKLAASQLYPMLSLSIALTSKEQDKYTLSPLIQSSSDSYGETNIGGLLQNETTNDAEEDIQGPVELGYAADTTDGKPKAVILGSSIFMQDSEIANGGNRDFILNTVNYLSEKENGLTIRPRVQAGYEMAYLNGEQARTIFFVAIVAFPLIFVIIGVLLWWRRRRV, encoded by the coding sequence ATGAAAAAATGGTTAAGTCATACCAACAGTACCGTGTTGTCCGTAGCGGTGATTGGCATCTTTATTTTGCTAACACTGTTCCTGAATTCACTTGGCGGCTTCCAGCTGGATCTGACCTCGAACAAACAATACACGTTATCTGACCAGTCCCTTACTGCGATCAAGGACGTGAAGGATGACGTCAACATTCTGGTGTTAACCGTCGAAAATGCCAACAACACCGTCCTGAACCGTGAGGTCACGGATATGGTCGAGGAATACACGAAACGCAATAGCAAGTTGAAAATAAAACAATATAATCTGACGCAGGAACCTGCGCTTGCATCCAAATACGGCATAACAGGCAGCTCCATTGTACTGGAGCAGGGAGATCAACACAAAGTGATTGATATCGCCAGTTTGTTCACCGCGACAGGTGACGGAAGTGACGGATCATACCAGTTCACAGGTGAGGAAAAACTTACGCAGGCGCTCATGAATATGTCATCCACGGAGATGCACAAAATGGTCTTTTTGACTGGACATGAAGAGTTGAGTCTAGCTCAGATGACTACGCTGCAATCCTCCTTGGAACAAAATAATGTGCAAACGGAAGAATTGCAGCTGAATCAGGCTGGCAAGGTTCCCGAGGATGCAGATGTGCTCGCTATTATTGGTCCACAACGTGATCTCAGTGATACCGAAATGAAAGCCATTCGCACCTATCTGAGTAATGGAGGCAAGCTGTTATTATCCCTCGGATTTGTGGAAGATATGAAATCCAGTTGGAAAAACATCGATGCCCTCATGGCTGACTATGGCGTCGTTGATGAGCATGCAGTCATGGTGGATAATCAGCAAGCCAGTACGATGGGCCCACTCTGGGTGGTGCCGGAGTATGGTACACATGCAATTACGGACAAACTTGCTGCAAGCCAATTGTATCCGATGTTGTCGTTGTCGATTGCGCTGACCAGCAAAGAACAGGATAAATATACCCTTTCTCCATTAATTCAATCTTCCAGTGACAGTTATGGGGAGACAAATATCGGCGGCTTATTGCAGAATGAAACAACCAATGATGCCGAAGAGGACATTCAGGGACCCGTTGAATTAGGATATGCAGCCGATACGACGGATGGCAAACCGAAGGCGGTTATTCTGGGTTCGTCCATTTTCATGCAGGATTCGGAAATTGCGAATGGTGGCAATCGGGACTTTATTTTGAATACGGTAAACTATTTGAGTGAGAAAGAAAATGGATTGACGATTCGCCCAAGGGTACAAGCCGGGTATGAGATGGCATACCTGAATGGCGAACAGGCCAGAACGATTTTCTTCGTGGCTATTGTAGCATTCCCACTCATCTTTGTTATCATTGGTGTACTCTTATGGTGGAGGCGCAGACGAGTATGA
- a CDS encoding ABC transporter permease subunit, which produces MRRMMAVCNKELQAYFLSPTSYFAFAVYVLMTSLLFYSSFVYYQPSIVDYRLVLGDTLSMLLFVVPLLTMRLVAEEFRQGTDELLLTSPARVTEIIFGKYLASLAILVVLILCSLVYPFIMSFYGTLDMTTVWMSALGLFFLGGSMMAIGLFASTLSQHQMVSAVAGFIILLVLWMLDSFAGNTGSVLQQWLDPFALTNRFDSFMKGVLSGPDILYYVTLSGVFLLLSIQIVERKRWR; this is translated from the coding sequence ATGAGACGAATGATGGCGGTATGCAACAAAGAGCTGCAAGCTTATTTTCTGTCACCAACGTCCTATTTTGCTTTTGCCGTATATGTACTGATGACCAGTCTGCTGTTCTATTCAAGCTTTGTATATTACCAGCCGAGTATTGTCGATTACCGTCTCGTGTTGGGCGATACGTTGTCCATGCTGCTGTTTGTTGTGCCATTGTTAACGATGCGACTGGTTGCAGAGGAATTCAGACAGGGAACAGATGAATTGTTGCTGACTTCTCCTGCACGTGTAACAGAAATTATTTTTGGCAAATATCTTGCTTCTCTGGCCATTCTGGTTGTGCTCATCCTGTGTAGTCTGGTATACCCATTCATCATGTCGTTCTATGGGACATTGGATATGACGACGGTATGGATGTCTGCGCTGGGGTTATTTTTCCTGGGCGGAAGCATGATGGCGATTGGACTGTTCGCATCTACATTATCCCAACATCAGATGGTGTCTGCGGTGGCGGGTTTTATTATTTTGCTCGTTTTGTGGATGCTTGATTCATTCGCAGGTAATACAGGTTCTGTTTTACAGCAGTGGCTGGACCCGTTTGCCCTGACTAACCGGTTCGACAGCTTCATGAAAGGTGTGCTTAGTGGGCCGGATATCTTGTATTATGTCACCCTTTCGGGTGTGTTTCTGCTGTTAAGCATTCAAATTGTGGAACGGAAGCGGTGGAGGTGA